In Pongo abelii isolate AG06213 chromosome X, NHGRI_mPonAbe1-v2.0_pri, whole genome shotgun sequence, one DNA window encodes the following:
- the ACTRT1 gene encoding actin-related protein T1 isoform X1 produces MFNPHALDVPAVIFDNGSGLCKAGLSGEIGPRHVISSVLGHCKFNMPLARLNQKYFVGQEALYKYENLHLHYPIERGLVTGWDDMEKLWKYLFEWGLGVKPSQQPVLMTEPSLNPREIREKLAEMMFENFSVPGFYLSNHAVAALYASACVTGLVVDSGDGVTCTVPIFEGYSLPHAVTKLCMAGRDITEHLTRLLFASGFNFPCILNKAVVNNIKEKLCYIALEPEKELRRSRGKVLGAYRLPDGHVIHFGDELYQVPEVLFAPDQLGIDSPGLSKMVSSSIMKCDTDIQNKLYADIVLSGGTTLLPGLEERLMKEVEQLASKGTPIKITASPDRCFSAWIGASIMTSMSSFKQMWVTSADFKEYGTSVVQKRCF; encoded by the coding sequence ATGTTTAATCCACATGCATTAGATGTTCCTGCTGTAATTTTTGACAATGGTTCAGGACTCTGCAAAGCAGGCCTGTCTGGAGAGATTGGACCCCGCCATGTCATCAGCTCCGTCTTGGGACATTGTAAATTCAACATGCCTTTAGCAAGACTTAATCAGAAGTACTTCGTGGGGCAAGAAGCCCTGTACAAGTATGAGAACCTACATTTGCACTACCCCATTGAGCGCGGACTGGTAACAGGATGGGatgacatggagaaactctggAAATATCTCTTTGAGTGGGGGCTTGGAGTAAAACCCAGCCAACAGCCTGTACTTATGACTGAGCCCTCTTTGAATCCTAGGGAAATTCGAGAAAAGCTAGCAGAAATGATGTTTGAGAACTTCAGTGTGCCTGGTTTCTACCTGTCTAATCATGCAGTGGCAGCGCTCTATGCCTCTGCCTGTGTCACAGGCCTGGTGGTGGACAGTGGAGATGGGGTCACTTGCACTGTCCCCATCTTTGAGGGTTACTCCCTGCCTCATGCAGTCACCAAACTCTGTATGGCAGGGAGGGACATCACAGAGCACCTCACCCGGCTCCTCTTTGCTAGCGGGTTTAACTTCCCTTGCATACTCAACAAGGCCGTGGTAAATAACATCAAAGAGAAGCTGTGCTACATCGCCTTGGAGCCAGAGAAAGAGCTACGCAGGAGCCGGGGAAAGGTCCTGGGAGCATACAGACTGCCAGATGGACATGTCATCCACTTTGGGGATGAGCTGTACCAAGTGCCCGAGGTTCTTTTTGCACCTGACCAGCTGGGCATAGACAGCCCGGGACTCTCAAAAATGGTCTCCAGCAGCATCATGAAGTGTGACACTGACATCCAGAATAAACTTTATGCAGACATTGTACTCTCCGGGGGCACCACTCTCCTCCCTGGGCTGGAGGAAAGGCTCATGAAGGAAGTGGAACAGCTGGCTTCCAAAGGTACTCCCATCAAGATCACGGCTTCTCCTGATAGATGCTTCTCTGCATGGATTGGTGCATCCATCATGACCTCTATGAGCAGTTTCAAGCAGATGTGGGTCACCTCTGCAGACTTCAAGGAGTATGGGACATCTGTGGTTCAAAAAAGGTGCTTTTAA
- the ACTRT1 gene encoding actin-related protein T1 isoform X2, whose amino-acid sequence MPLARLNQKYFVGQEALYKYENLHLHYPIERGLVTGWDDMEKLWKYLFEWGLGVKPSQQPVLMTEPSLNPREIREKLAEMMFENFSVPGFYLSNHAVAALYASACVTGLVVDSGDGVTCTVPIFEGYSLPHAVTKLCMAGRDITEHLTRLLFASGFNFPCILNKAVVNNIKEKLCYIALEPEKELRRSRGKVLGAYRLPDGHVIHFGDELYQVPEVLFAPDQLGIDSPGLSKMVSSSIMKCDTDIQNKLYADIVLSGGTTLLPGLEERLMKEVEQLASKGTPIKITASPDRCFSAWIGASIMTSMSSFKQMWVTSADFKEYGTSVVQKRCF is encoded by the coding sequence ATGCCTTTAGCAAGACTTAATCAGAAGTACTTCGTGGGGCAAGAAGCCCTGTACAAGTATGAGAACCTACATTTGCACTACCCCATTGAGCGCGGACTGGTAACAGGATGGGatgacatggagaaactctggAAATATCTCTTTGAGTGGGGGCTTGGAGTAAAACCCAGCCAACAGCCTGTACTTATGACTGAGCCCTCTTTGAATCCTAGGGAAATTCGAGAAAAGCTAGCAGAAATGATGTTTGAGAACTTCAGTGTGCCTGGTTTCTACCTGTCTAATCATGCAGTGGCAGCGCTCTATGCCTCTGCCTGTGTCACAGGCCTGGTGGTGGACAGTGGAGATGGGGTCACTTGCACTGTCCCCATCTTTGAGGGTTACTCCCTGCCTCATGCAGTCACCAAACTCTGTATGGCAGGGAGGGACATCACAGAGCACCTCACCCGGCTCCTCTTTGCTAGCGGGTTTAACTTCCCTTGCATACTCAACAAGGCCGTGGTAAATAACATCAAAGAGAAGCTGTGCTACATCGCCTTGGAGCCAGAGAAAGAGCTACGCAGGAGCCGGGGAAAGGTCCTGGGAGCATACAGACTGCCAGATGGACATGTCATCCACTTTGGGGATGAGCTGTACCAAGTGCCCGAGGTTCTTTTTGCACCTGACCAGCTGGGCATAGACAGCCCGGGACTCTCAAAAATGGTCTCCAGCAGCATCATGAAGTGTGACACTGACATCCAGAATAAACTTTATGCAGACATTGTACTCTCCGGGGGCACCACTCTCCTCCCTGGGCTGGAGGAAAGGCTCATGAAGGAAGTGGAACAGCTGGCTTCCAAAGGTACTCCCATCAAGATCACGGCTTCTCCTGATAGATGCTTCTCTGCATGGATTGGTGCATCCATCATGACCTCTATGAGCAGTTTCAAGCAGATGTGGGTCACCTCTGCAGACTTCAAGGAGTATGGGACATCTGTGGTTCAAAAAAGGTGCTTTTAA